A stretch of the Tachysurus fulvidraco isolate hzauxx_2018 chromosome 18, HZAU_PFXX_2.0, whole genome shotgun sequence genome encodes the following:
- the LOC113658469 gene encoding zinc finger protein 180-like isoform X2, with protein sequence MMSVERVSWCEGLQQVPAHMMVSVQSVALNTDLSMKDIELLHTRINALRKEVAELLHELLTHDPQAALQHQAAFCPALKAEVKSEIDSVVKLEVCSASECKAEPHHSHHGDLHTLTRMEEHMAVCKNEPEPVEISHTVHTHTTHTHTTHTHTTHTHTTHTPHLHNVACSLHLMDCRNSDMMHNKEHSLKKEEHKDDWCRMMSVECVSWCEGLQQVPAHMMVSVQSVALNTDLSMKDIELLHTRINALRKEVAELLHELLTHDPQAALQHQAAFCPALKTEVKSEIDSVVKLEVCSASECKAEPHHSHHGDLHTLTRMEEHMAVCKNEPEPVEISHTVHTHTTHTHTTHTHTDEHTPHLRVKACSVQLVDCRTSDITHTTEEPSVRKRGHEDDTDDDDDDDSSYAPPKTRGTSKKTGVKATGRSKSKLRCEEPSERRFCCSICDKSFTIEFNLLKHMKLHSGEKPFHCSHCGKTFTQLFNLTSHLRIHTGEKPFPCSQCGKSFSQASKLKTHLRIHTGEKPYACQTCEKCFSDSSTLNKHQRTHTGEKPYRCVTCGKSFGQSAHLMKHHRSHNRKSFKRSSDPDYRK encoded by the exons ATGATGTCAGTGGAGCGTGTGTCGTGGTGTGAGGGTCTCCAACAGGTTCCAGCACACATGATGGTCTCTGTACAGTCAGTCGCTCTGAACACTGATCTCTCCATGAAGGACATCGAGCTTCTCCACACTCGTATTAATGCGTTGAGGAAGGAGGTGGCAGAGCTACTCCACGAATTATTAACACACGACCCACAAGCTGCGCTACAACACCAG GCAgcgttttgtcctgcactgaagGCTGAAGTGAAATCAGAGATCGACTCTGTTGTGAAACTGGAAGTGTGTTCAGCTTCTGAGTGTAAAGCTGAACCACATCACAGCCACCATGGAGacctgcacacactcacacggatGGAGGAACACATGGCTGTTTGTAAAAACGAACCTGAGCCAGTGGAAatttcacacactgtacacacacacactacacacacacacactacacacacacacactacacacacacacactacacacacaccacaccttcATAATGTAGCATGTTCATTACATCTGATGGATTGCAGAAATTCAGACATGATGCATAACAAAGAACACAGTCTGAAGAAGGAAGAACATAAAGATGATTGGTGCAGAATGATGTCAGTGGAGTGTGTGTCGTGGTGTGAGGGTCTCCAACAGGTTCCAGCACACATGATGGTCTCTGTACAGTCAGTCGCTCTGAACACTGATCTCTCCATGAAGGACATCGAGCTTCTCCACACTCGTATTAATGCGTTGAGGAAGGAGGTGGCAGAGCTACTCCATGAATTATTAACACACGACCCACAAGCTGCGCTACAACACCAG GCAgcgttttgtcctgcactgaagACTGAAGTGAAATCAGAGATCGACTCTGTTGTGAAACTGGAAGTGTGTTCAGCTTCTGAGTGTAAAGCTGAACCACATCACAGCCACCATGGAGacctgcacacactcacacggatGGAGGAACACATGGCTGTTTGTAAAAACGAGCCTGAGCCAGTGGAAatttcacacactgtacacacacacactacacacacacacactacacacacacacactgacgaacacacaccacaccttcGCGTTAAGGCTTGTTCAGTGCAGCTTGTGGATTGCAGAACctcagacatcacacacactactgaagaACCCAGTGTGAGGAAGCGAGGACATGAAGATGATaccgatgatgatgatgatgatgatagcaGTTATG CTCCACCTAAAACCAGAGGAACATCTAagaaaacaggagtaaaagcgACGGGACGCTCCAAATCGAAGCTCCGCTGTGAGGAACCTTCTGAGAGGCGGTTCTGCTGCTCCATCTGTGACAAGAGCTTCACTATAGAGTTCAATCTCCTCAAACACATGAAGCTCCATTCTGGAGAGAAACCGTTCCACTGCAGTCACTGTGGCAAAACCTTCACCCAGTTGTTCAACCTGACGTCTCACCTGAGGATCCACACTGGAGAAAAGCCTTTCCCTTGTAGCCAGTGTGGAAAAAGTTTCTCTCAAGCCTCCAAGCTCAAAACTCACCTGAGAATCCACACAGGAGAAAAACCCTATGCCTGTCAGACCTGTGAGAAATGCTTCTCAGACTCGTCCACACTTAATAAGCACCAGAGAacacacactggagagaaaCCGTACCGATGTGTGacgtgtgggaagagttttggACAGTCAGCTCACCTCATGAAGCATCACCGCTCACACAATCGCAAATCATTTAAACGTTCTTCAGATCCGGATTATAGAAAGTAA
- the LOC113658469 gene encoding zinc finger protein 180-like isoform X1 — translation MSSCCALIGQEFGDVLFMSSCCALIGQEFGDVLFMSSCCFYWCRMMSVERVSWCEGLQQVPAHMMVSVQSVALNTDLSMKDIELLHTRINALRKEVAELLHELLTHDPQAALQHQAAFCPALKAEVKSEIDSVVKLEVCSASECKAEPHHSHHGDLHTLTRMEEHMAVCKNEPEPVEISHTVHTHTTHTHTTHTHTTHTHTTHTPHLHNVACSLHLMDCRNSDMMHNKEHSLKKEEHKDDWCRMMSVECVSWCEGLQQVPAHMMVSVQSVALNTDLSMKDIELLHTRINALRKEVAELLHELLTHDPQAALQHQAAFCPALKTEVKSEIDSVVKLEVCSASECKAEPHHSHHGDLHTLTRMEEHMAVCKNEPEPVEISHTVHTHTTHTHTTHTHTDEHTPHLRVKACSVQLVDCRTSDITHTTEEPSVRKRGHEDDTDDDDDDDSSYAPPKTRGTSKKTGVKATGRSKSKLRCEEPSERRFCCSICDKSFTIEFNLLKHMKLHSGEKPFHCSHCGKTFTQLFNLTSHLRIHTGEKPFPCSQCGKSFSQASKLKTHLRIHTGEKPYACQTCEKCFSDSSTLNKHQRTHTGEKPYRCVTCGKSFGQSAHLMKHHRSHNRKSFKRSSDPDYRK, via the exons ATGTCTTCATGttgtgctctgattggtcaggagttTGGTGATGTGTTGTTCATGTCTTCATGttgtgctctgattggtcaggagttTGGTGACGTGTTGTTCATGTcttcatgttgtttttattggtGCAGAATGATGTCAGTGGAGCGTGTGTCGTGGTGTGAGGGTCTCCAACAGGTTCCAGCACACATGATGGTCTCTGTACAGTCAGTCGCTCTGAACACTGATCTCTCCATGAAGGACATCGAGCTTCTCCACACTCGTATTAATGCGTTGAGGAAGGAGGTGGCAGAGCTACTCCACGAATTATTAACACACGACCCACAAGCTGCGCTACAACACCAG GCAgcgttttgtcctgcactgaagGCTGAAGTGAAATCAGAGATCGACTCTGTTGTGAAACTGGAAGTGTGTTCAGCTTCTGAGTGTAAAGCTGAACCACATCACAGCCACCATGGAGacctgcacacactcacacggatGGAGGAACACATGGCTGTTTGTAAAAACGAACCTGAGCCAGTGGAAatttcacacactgtacacacacacactacacacacacacactacacacacacacactacacacacacacactacacacacaccacaccttcATAATGTAGCATGTTCATTACATCTGATGGATTGCAGAAATTCAGACATGATGCATAACAAAGAACACAGTCTGAAGAAGGAAGAACATAAAGATGATTGGTGCAGAATGATGTCAGTGGAGTGTGTGTCGTGGTGTGAGGGTCTCCAACAGGTTCCAGCACACATGATGGTCTCTGTACAGTCAGTCGCTCTGAACACTGATCTCTCCATGAAGGACATCGAGCTTCTCCACACTCGTATTAATGCGTTGAGGAAGGAGGTGGCAGAGCTACTCCATGAATTATTAACACACGACCCACAAGCTGCGCTACAACACCAG GCAgcgttttgtcctgcactgaagACTGAAGTGAAATCAGAGATCGACTCTGTTGTGAAACTGGAAGTGTGTTCAGCTTCTGAGTGTAAAGCTGAACCACATCACAGCCACCATGGAGacctgcacacactcacacggatGGAGGAACACATGGCTGTTTGTAAAAACGAGCCTGAGCCAGTGGAAatttcacacactgtacacacacacactacacacacacacactacacacacacacactgacgaacacacaccacaccttcGCGTTAAGGCTTGTTCAGTGCAGCTTGTGGATTGCAGAACctcagacatcacacacactactgaagaACCCAGTGTGAGGAAGCGAGGACATGAAGATGATaccgatgatgatgatgatgatgatagcaGTTATG CTCCACCTAAAACCAGAGGAACATCTAagaaaacaggagtaaaagcgACGGGACGCTCCAAATCGAAGCTCCGCTGTGAGGAACCTTCTGAGAGGCGGTTCTGCTGCTCCATCTGTGACAAGAGCTTCACTATAGAGTTCAATCTCCTCAAACACATGAAGCTCCATTCTGGAGAGAAACCGTTCCACTGCAGTCACTGTGGCAAAACCTTCACCCAGTTGTTCAACCTGACGTCTCACCTGAGGATCCACACTGGAGAAAAGCCTTTCCCTTGTAGCCAGTGTGGAAAAAGTTTCTCTCAAGCCTCCAAGCTCAAAACTCACCTGAGAATCCACACAGGAGAAAAACCCTATGCCTGTCAGACCTGTGAGAAATGCTTCTCAGACTCGTCCACACTTAATAAGCACCAGAGAacacacactggagagaaaCCGTACCGATGTGTGacgtgtgggaagagttttggACAGTCAGCTCACCTCATGAAGCATCACCGCTCACACAATCGCAAATCATTTAAACGTTCTTCAGATCCGGATTATAGAAAGTAA
- the LOC113658469 gene encoding zinc finger protein 180-like isoform X3, with amino-acid sequence MEEHMAVCKNEPEPVEISHTVHTHTTHTHTTHTHTTHTHTTHTPHLHNVACSLHLMDCRNSDMMHNKEHSLKKEEHKDDWCRMMSVECVSWCEGLQQVPAHMMVSVQSVALNTDLSMKDIELLHTRINALRKEVAELLHELLTHDPQAALQHQAAFCPALKTEVKSEIDSVVKLEVCSASECKAEPHHSHHGDLHTLTRMEEHMAVCKNEPEPVEISHTVHTHTTHTHTTHTHTDEHTPHLRVKACSVQLVDCRTSDITHTTEEPSVRKRGHEDDTDDDDDDDSSYAPPKTRGTSKKTGVKATGRSKSKLRCEEPSERRFCCSICDKSFTIEFNLLKHMKLHSGEKPFHCSHCGKTFTQLFNLTSHLRIHTGEKPFPCSQCGKSFSQASKLKTHLRIHTGEKPYACQTCEKCFSDSSTLNKHQRTHTGEKPYRCVTCGKSFGQSAHLMKHHRSHNRKSFKRSSDPDYRK; translated from the exons atGGAGGAACACATGGCTGTTTGTAAAAACGAACCTGAGCCAGTGGAAatttcacacactgtacacacacacactacacacacacacactacacacacacacactacacacacacacactacacacacaccacaccttcATAATGTAGCATGTTCATTACATCTGATGGATTGCAGAAATTCAGACATGATGCATAACAAAGAACACAGTCTGAAGAAGGAAGAACATAAAGATGATTGGTGCAGAATGATGTCAGTGGAGTGTGTGTCGTGGTGTGAGGGTCTCCAACAGGTTCCAGCACACATGATGGTCTCTGTACAGTCAGTCGCTCTGAACACTGATCTCTCCATGAAGGACATCGAGCTTCTCCACACTCGTATTAATGCGTTGAGGAAGGAGGTGGCAGAGCTACTCCATGAATTATTAACACACGACCCACAAGCTGCGCTACAACACCAG GCAgcgttttgtcctgcactgaagACTGAAGTGAAATCAGAGATCGACTCTGTTGTGAAACTGGAAGTGTGTTCAGCTTCTGAGTGTAAAGCTGAACCACATCACAGCCACCATGGAGacctgcacacactcacacggatGGAGGAACACATGGCTGTTTGTAAAAACGAGCCTGAGCCAGTGGAAatttcacacactgtacacacacacactacacacacacacactacacacacacacactgacgaacacacaccacaccttcGCGTTAAGGCTTGTTCAGTGCAGCTTGTGGATTGCAGAACctcagacatcacacacactactgaagaACCCAGTGTGAGGAAGCGAGGACATGAAGATGATaccgatgatgatgatgatgatgatagcaGTTATG CTCCACCTAAAACCAGAGGAACATCTAagaaaacaggagtaaaagcgACGGGACGCTCCAAATCGAAGCTCCGCTGTGAGGAACCTTCTGAGAGGCGGTTCTGCTGCTCCATCTGTGACAAGAGCTTCACTATAGAGTTCAATCTCCTCAAACACATGAAGCTCCATTCTGGAGAGAAACCGTTCCACTGCAGTCACTGTGGCAAAACCTTCACCCAGTTGTTCAACCTGACGTCTCACCTGAGGATCCACACTGGAGAAAAGCCTTTCCCTTGTAGCCAGTGTGGAAAAAGTTTCTCTCAAGCCTCCAAGCTCAAAACTCACCTGAGAATCCACACAGGAGAAAAACCCTATGCCTGTCAGACCTGTGAGAAATGCTTCTCAGACTCGTCCACACTTAATAAGCACCAGAGAacacacactggagagaaaCCGTACCGATGTGTGacgtgtgggaagagttttggACAGTCAGCTCACCTCATGAAGCATCACCGCTCACACAATCGCAAATCATTTAAACGTTCTTCAGATCCGGATTATAGAAAGTAA
- the LOC113658470 gene encoding gastrula zinc finger protein XlCGF57.1-like produces MMEVECVGGGEEAVLQLHLLCDPLSSCTKAVGTELSMADISDLHAEVCELRELVSVLEETLQRQKSLNTCEEVNGATPALCSVCKADLNAAVVQDSTQSVCAEREVCEVECVPHTPLMTCSVKVVDCRAMELIASVRKEETENDEDGEWKTNYEDKPPPCESESWSPSFRRPDDVRKQPHVNELKPRTRKALSHKSSVMERASDVNGEVKESLPEPDDRLSDQAVRDRAFKCVQCDKSYGKASSLRNHMKRHAKELRFCCEECGKGFVTSAELKLHTSRHTGVSGFVCEVCGQNLAGSSGLKAHMLTHSNERPFSCRECGKTFRTKGNLKAHLRTHTGEKPYRCSYCERTFSHAPRVKVHERSHTKEKPFKCQTCEKTFSRLDSLRLHENVHTGVKPYQCSHCGKSFRQASHLLCHERTHTGERPYLCCDCGKRFSSHGIFRSHCRIHTGERPYHCTACGKSFRKQFTLHQHSKTHTGERPYKCTQCDKSFARTCTLKQHQRMHSGEKPYQCTICGEKFTFLSSLHQHRKKHGQDGMRDTANTPPLTAGIDSGSHQRTSMA; encoded by the exons ATGAtggaggtggagtgtgtgggTGGAGGAGAAGAAGCTGTCCTGCAGCTTCATCTGCTTTGTGATCCTTTATCTTCCTGCACCAAGGCGGTGGGAACCGAGCTGTCCATGGCCGACATCTCCGACCTCCACGCTGAAGTGTGTGAGCTCAGAGAGCTGGTGTCTGTGCTGGAGGAAACTCTGCAGCGACAGAAATCCTTAAACACGTGTGAG GAGGTGAACGGAGCTACACCAGCTTTGTGCTCGGTGTGTAAAGCTGATCTCAACGCTGCAGTGGTGCAAGACTctacacagagtgtgtgtgctgagcgtgaggtgtgtgaggttgAGTGCGTGCCACACACTCCACTGATGACGTGTTCTGTGAAGGTGGTGGACTGTAGGGCGATGGAGCTGATTGCGTCTGTCAGGAAAGAAGAGACGGAGAATGATGAAGACGGAGAATGGAAGACTAACTACGAGGATAAACCTCCCCCCT GTGAGAGTGAAAGCTGGTCTCCTTCATTCAGAAGACCAGATGATGTAAGAAAACAACCGCATGTTAACGAACTCAAACCTCGGACGAGAAAAGCTTTGAGCCACAAGTCCAGCGTTATGGAAAGAGCCTCCGATGTGAACGGAGAGGTGAAGGAGTCGTTACCGGAGCCTGATGACAGGTTGAGTGATCAGGCTGTCAGAGACCGAGCATTcaagtgtgtgcagtgtgacaAAAGCTACGGTAAAGCGTCAAGCTTGCGGAACCACATGAAGAGACATGCAAAGGAGTTGAGGTTCTGCTGTGAGGAGTGCGGTAAAGGGTTTGTGACATCAGCCGAACTGAAGCTGCACACGAGTCGACACACGGGGGTCAGCGGTTTCGTTTGTGAGGTGTGCGGACAAAACCTGGCTGGTTCGTCAGGACTCAAAGCACATATGCTGACGCACAGCAATGAGAGACCGTTCTCCTGCAGGGAGTGCGGAAAGACCTTTCGGACCAAGGGGAACCTCAAGGCCCACCTGAGGACCCACACTGGAGAGAAGCCATACCGCTGCTCGTACTGTGAGCGTACGTTCAGTCATGCGCCACGCGTCAAGGTTCACGAGCGCTCACACACCAAGGAGAAGCCCTTTAAATGCCAAACCTGTGAAAAGACATTCTCGCGCCTGGACAGTCTCCGCTTGCATGAAAACGTCCACACCGGCGTGAAGCCGTACCAGTGCTCACATTGCGGGAAGAGCTTCAGACAGGCCAGCCACCTGCTCTGTCACGAGAGGACTCACACCGGCGAGCGGCCGTACCTCTGCTGCGACTGTGGAAAGCGCTTCTCCAGCCACGGGATCTTCCGCAGCCATTGCCGCATCCACACGGGCGAGCGGCCCTACCACTGCACAGCCTGCGGTAAGAGCTTCAGGAAGCAGTTCACGCTGCACCAGCACAGCAAGACGCACACCGGAGAACGACCCTACAAATGCACACAGTGTGACAAGAGCTTCGCACGGACCTGCACGCTGAAGCAGCACCAGAGAATGCACTCAGGGGAGAAGCCATATCAGTGCACAATCTGCGGAGAGAAATTCACCTTCCTGAGCTCGCTGCaccaacacagaaaaaaacacggGCAAGACGGCATGCGGGACACTGCCAACACTCCGCCCCTCACTGCAGGGATCGACTCAGGATCCCACCAACGAACATCCATGGCCTGA